The DNA region TCCACTCTTTCTCCGCGGGGGCGGGCACCGATCCGTCCGACGGCTCGAGAGGCGAGAACTCGCCGTGTTGCTCGCCCTCGGGCTGTTCATGTACGCGATCACGCAAGGGGCGCAGTTCCTCGCGCTACAGTACCTGCGAGCGGCGACCGTCAGCCTCCTCCTGACGTTCACACCCGCGGTGGTTGCCCTGTGTAGTGTCCCGCTGCTCGGCGAGCGTGCCTCGCGACGGCAGTGGCTGTGGATGGCAGTCCTGTTCGTCGGCGTCGGGGTCTACTTCTACCCGTTCGACCTCGGCGTCCTCGCGCTGGTCGGCCTCGGTATCATGGCCGTTGGGCTCCTCTCGAACGCCCTCGCGTCGATCCTCGGCCGATACGCGAATCGCGACGGAACGCTGTCGGCGCTCGGCGTAACGACGGTCAGCATGGGGGTCGGATCGGCTCTACTCCTCGGGACGGGTATCGCCGTGCAGGGCCTCCCGTCGCTGAGCCTTCGGAGCTGGGCC from Natronosalvus rutilus includes:
- a CDS encoding DMT family transporter, translating into MRTHADTTETAGGLSGSKRTRAVFEALFVTVLWSSSYVLIKVGLEEIPAVTFAGLRYGVATVVLVPLFLRGGGHRSVRRLERRELAVLLALGLFMYAITQGAQFLALQYLRAATVSLLLTFTPAVVALCSVPLLGERASRRQWLWMAVLFVGVGVYFYPFDLGVLALVGLGIMAVGLLSNALASILGRYANRDGTLSALGVTTVSMGVGSALLLGTGIAVQGLPSLSLRSWAIVLWLAVVNTAFAFTLWNRTLQTLTATESSVINNTMLVQVALLGWIFLGESLTLTDGLGMAAVLAGALLVQVAGRR